The Cinclus cinclus chromosome 18, bCinCin1.1, whole genome shotgun sequence genome has a segment encoding these proteins:
- the RIPOR3 gene encoding RIPOR family member 3 isoform X1, whose product MSVKLTFVSPGDGGGISRSCSFTGFSTVQSRKLAKSLSRSSVRSRMSLKPPKAYNSLQKGALIWDPKPLQVKKIFEALKKGLNEYLEAHQAELDYLSGRHKDTKRNSRLAFYYDLDKQIRSVERYIRKLEFHISKVEELYEAYCIQCRLRDGATNMKQAFSLSPSTKASRESLLELYKNVQECTEDMCFIEGALEVHLGEFHVKMKGLVGFARLCPGDQYEVFVRLGRQKWRLKGKIETDDSQTWDEEEKIFIPNLHEKFEIKVTELRGLATVLVGVVTCDSINFFTTKPQAIVVDITELGTIKLRLEVLWNPFDTENLFLSPGSTAKFSVGSRKSSLYNWTPPNTPSFRERYYLSVLQQRQSPGDAGEEAQPPSILSYLAACDFDVPGRNKPRNPAETSEGDSFSSEDQKGAESRSTTPAQEHRVLPLVIIQEAGAEELQHPVPDHSTLDILKKTPCVDGFPSSPSGFPSRHRGSRDSSSQARLAEQENISQRSWNAANDPKAEGRAKPMDRTLQEVLHLLKSRDEGQAQLQKLECHVSSLRDKLKLKTLHKHSSMESLMVETVLESFDFLNTDCSADELSLFGSIRTGSVSTYNDNVLQSLSCDTRPEARDVTTGDDNLDVLLITHLRLCKGLLQKLRTPNVAQVVQESILEEVSEQTRVLGDVLDLSVEKIIQKIKKKKQYLKIWSDLAEPGSSILVTSAERFRHALKYTMMLKVKEKYPSHLETVLQRLLEQILTCDGLLPSSRFQTEPVTLFQFYRYLERHHIGSLEKQLAKLAKEVMLIEELQCPGRLKTLKRLKGKRLSRLQPLPRTLRLLGLLQLDENHRVSKAATACLARASGCGNLRARAVLFYTDALSDCDARLQQAACLALKNLRAVESIEQVAHLCQSETEEVRNAARETTLSFGERGRQAFEKMDRICCELRETAQEAEIEITVF is encoded by the exons ATGTCGGTCAAGCTGACGTTTGTGTCCCCTGGGGACGGGGGTGGcatcagcaggagctgctccttcaCTGGGTTCAGCACCGTGCAGAGCAGAAAACTGGC CAAGTCCCTCAGCAGAAGTTCAGTGAGATCCAGGATGTCACTGAAACCCCCCAAGGCCTATAATTCCCTGCAGAAGGGGGCACTCATCTGGGATCCAAAGCCACTCCAGGTGAAGAAAATTTTTGAAGCTTTGAAGAAAGGACTTAA TGAATACCTGGAGGCACATCAGGCTGAGCTGGATTATCTCTCTGGTCGGCACAAAGATACCAAGAGGAACTCTAGATTG GCTTTCTACTATGACCTGGACAAG CAAATCCGCTCGGTGGAGAGGTACATCAGGAAGCTGGAATTTCACATTAGCAAG GTAGAAGAGCTCTATGAAGCTTATTGCATCCAGTGCAGGCTGAGGGATGGGGCCACCAACATGAAACAAGCCttctccctgtccccttccaCCAAAGCCTCCAGGGAGAGCCTGCTGGAGCTCTACAAGAATGTCCAGGAGTGCACAGAG GACATGTGCTTTATAGAGGGGGCTCTGGAGGTCCACTTGGGAGAGTTCCACGTGAAGATGAAAG GGCTGGTGGGCTTTGCTCGTCTCTGCCCAGGAGACCAGTATGAG GTGTTCGTGAGACTGGGGCGCCAAAAATGGAGGCTGAAAGGCAAAATTGAGACTGATGACAGCCAGACATGGGATGAGGAAGAGAAGATTTTCATACCCAATCTGCACGAGAAGTTTGAAATCAAG GTGACAGAGCTGCGGGGCCTGGCCACTGTCCTGGTGGGGGTGGTGACCTGTGACAGCATCAACTTCTTCACCACCAAGCCCCAGGCCATCGTCGTGGACATCACTGAGCTGGGCACCATCAAACTGCGGCTGGAGGTCCTCTGGAA cccctTTGACACTGAGAACCTGTTTCTGTCACCTGGAAGCACTGCCAAGTTCTCTGTGGGTAGCAGGAAGAGCTCGTTGTACAACTGGACCCCCCCAAACACACCCAGCTTCAGAGAGAGGTATTACCTG TCTGttctgcagcagaggcagagcccaggggaTGCAGGGGAGGAGGCCCAGCCTCCCAGCATCCTGAGCTACCTGGCTGCCTGTGATTTCGATGTCCCTGGGAGGAACAAGCCCCGCAACCCTGCGGAGACGAGCGAGGGAGACTCGTTCAGCTCTGAGGATCAGAAAGGGGCAGAATCCAGAAGTACaaccccagcccaggagcacaGGGTGCTGCCACTGGTGATTATTCAAGAGGCTGGAGCAGAAGAGCTGCAGCATCCCGTCCCAGATCACAGCACTCTGGACATCCTGAAGAAGACTCCGTGTGTGGACGGATTCCCAAGCAGCCCCTCCGGTTTTCCCAGCCgtcacagaggcagcagagacTCTTCCAGCCAGGCCCggctggcagagcaggaaaacaTCAGCCAGAGAAGCTGGAATGCTGCAAACGACCCCAAAGCAGAGGGACGTGCAAAGCCAATGGACAGGACTCTGCAGGAAGTGTTACATTTGCTGAAATCGCGTGATGAGGGGCAAGCCCAGCTGCAGAAATTGGAATGCCACGTTTCGTCCCTGAGGGATAAATTGAAG CTGAAGACACTTCACAAACATTCCTCTATGGAGAGTTTAATGGTGGAGACAGTGCTGGAGAGTTTTGATTTCCTGAACACTGACTGCAGTGCTGATGAGCTGTCCCTGTTTGGGAGCATAAGGACAGGCAGTGTCAG CACATACAATGACAATGTGCTGCAGTCCCTGAGCTGTGACACGAGACCAGAAGCACGAGATGTAACTACTGGGGATGACAACCTAGACGTGCTGCTGATAACACACCTGAGGCTGTGCAAAGGTCTCCTGCAG AAACTGAGGACACCAAATGTAGCCCAGGTGGTCCAGGAGAGCATTTTGGAAGAAGTGTCAGAGCAGACACGAGTCCTGGGGGATGTCCTGGATCTGTCTGTTGAGAAAA TTATtcagaagattaaaaagaagaagcaaTATCTGAAAATCTGGAGTGAtcttgcagagcctggcagcagcatcctggtGACCTCAGCAGAAAGGTTCCGCCATGCACTGAAGTACACAATGATGCTCAAAGTGAAGGAGAAGTACCCCAGCCACCTGGAGACAG tgctgcagaggctgctggagcagatccTCACCTGTGATGGGTTGCTCCCCTCCTCACGTTTCCAAACAGAACCGGTGACTTTATTCCAGTTTTATCGGTACCTGGAGAGGCACCACATTGGCAGCCTGGAGAAACAACTGGCCAAACTGGCTAAAGAAG TGATGCTGATCGAGGAGCTGCAGTGCCCCGGGAGGCTGAAGACGCTGAAGAGGCTGAAGGGGAAGAGGCTGAGCCGGCTGCAGCCGCTGCCGAGGACGCTGCGGCTGCTcgggctcctgcagctggacGAGAATCACCGAGTGAGCAAAGCGGCCACGGCgtgcctggcccgggccagcGGCTGCGGCAACCTCCGGGCTCGG GCTGTCCTGTTTTACACCGATGCTCTGTCCGACTGTGatgccaggctgcagcaggctgCGTGTCTGGCTCTGAAGAACCTCAGG GCTGTGGAGAGCATTGAGCAGGTTGCCCACCTGTGCCAGTCTGAAACAGAGGAAGTCAGGAATGCAGCCAGGGAAACTACACTGTCCTTTG GGGAACGGGGCCGACAAGCCTTTGAGAAGATGGACAGGATCTGCTGTGAGCTGAGAGAAACAGCTCAGGAGGCTGAGATTGAAATCACAGTGTTTTAG
- the PTPN1 gene encoding tyrosine-protein phosphatase non-receptor type 1 gives MEIEKEFQRLDQAASWASIYQDIKHEASDFPCKVAKHPRNKNRNRYRDVSPFDHSRIKLNQGDNDYINASLIKMEEAQRSYILTQGPLPNTCGHFWEMVWEQKSRGVVMLNRVMEKGSIKCAQYWPQKEDKEMFFEDTNLKLTLISEDIKSYYTVRQLELENLTSQETREILHFHYTTWPDFGVPESPASFLNFLFKVRESGSLSPGHGPVVVHCSAGIGRSGTFCLVDTCLLLMDKRKDPSSVDVKQVLLEMRKYRMGLIQTADQLRFSYLAVIEGAKFIMGDASVQEQWKELSNEDLEPPPEHTPPPPRPPKRTSEMHNGRMHEHPEFLPKQQAVEEEIRCSVSSVEETAPDGRARPAEPLSTDSSSHDTEARRRTLGENARLSPRKEEPVKESSEEEDENVVATWKPFLVNICMFTFLTAGAYLCYRVCFH, from the exons gacaTCAAGCATGAAGCCAGTGATTTTCCATGTAAAGTGGCCAAACATCccagaaacaaaaatagaaataggTACAGAGATGTCAGCCCCT TTGACCACAGTCGAATTAAGCTAAACCAAGGTGACAATGACTATATCAATGCTAGTTTGATAAAAATGGAAGAGGCCCAAAGAAGCTACATCCTTACCCAG GGACCTTTGCCAAATACTTGTGGTCACTTTTGGGAGATGGTTTGGGAACAGAAAAGCCGTGGTGTTGTCATGTTGAACAGAGTGATGGAAAAGGGATCC ATAAAGTGTGCACAGTACTGGCCACAGAAGGAGgataaagaaatgttttttgaaGATACAAACTTGAAACTAACATTGATATCTGAAGATATAAAGTCCTACTACACAGTAAGACAGCTGGAATTGGAAAACCTGACC AGCCAGGAAACTCGAGAGATTCTGCACTTTCACTACACCACCTGGCCCGACTTCGGGGTGCCGGAGTCGCCGGCGTCGTTCCTGAATTTCCTGTTCAAGGTGCGGGAGTCGGGCTCGCTGAGCCCCGGCCACGGCCCCGTCGTGGTGCACTGCAGCGCTGGCATCGGCAGGTCGGGCACCTTCTGCCTGGTGGacacctgcctgctgctg aTGGACAAACGGAAAGATCCTTCTTCCGTGGATGTCAAGCAGGTTCTCCTGGAAATGAGGAAATACAGGATGGGGCTCATCCAGACTGCAGATCAGCTCCGCTTCTCCTACTTAGCTGTTATTGAAGGGGCAAAATTCATCATGGGAGATGCTTCAGTGCAA GAGCAGTGGAAGGAGCTCTCCAATGAAGACCTGGAGCCACCCCCTGAACACACCCCCCCGCCTCCCAGGCCCCCCAAGAGAACCTCAGAGATGCACAACGGGAGGATGCACGAGCACCCCGAGTTCCTCCCCAAGCAGCAGGCAGTGGAGGAGGAGATCAGGTGCTCGGTGAGCAGCGTGGAGGAGACGGCTCCGGACGGCAGAGCCCGGCCAGCTGAGCCCCTGAGCACAGACAG cagtAGTCACGACACTGAAGCCCGGAGGAGAACTCTTGGTGAGAACGCGCGGCTCTCGCCCCGCAAGGAGGAGCCCGTGAAGGAGAGCtcggaggaggaggatgagaacGTGGTGGCGACCTGGAAGCCCTTCCTAGTGAATATCTGCATGTTCACTTTCCTCACGGCAGGAGCTTATCTCTGCTACAGGGTGTGTTTCCATTGA
- the RIPOR3 gene encoding RIPOR family member 3 isoform X2, producing the protein MKQAFSLSPSTKASRESLLELYKNVQECTEDMCFIEGALEVHLGEFHVKMKGLVGFARLCPGDQYEVFVRLGRQKWRLKGKIETDDSQTWDEEEKIFIPNLHEKFEIKVTELRGLATVLVGVVTCDSINFFTTKPQAIVVDITELGTIKLRLEVLWNPFDTENLFLSPGSTAKFSVGSRKSSLYNWTPPNTPSFRERYYLSVLQQRQSPGDAGEEAQPPSILSYLAACDFDVPGRNKPRNPAETSEGDSFSSEDQKGAESRSTTPAQEHRVLPLVIIQEAGAEELQHPVPDHSTLDILKKTPCVDGFPSSPSGFPSRHRGSRDSSSQARLAEQENISQRSWNAANDPKAEGRAKPMDRTLQEVLHLLKSRDEGQAQLQKLECHVSSLRDKLKLKTLHKHSSMESLMVETVLESFDFLNTDCSADELSLFGSIRTGSVSTYNDNVLQSLSCDTRPEARDVTTGDDNLDVLLITHLRLCKGLLQKLRTPNVAQVVQESILEEVSEQTRVLGDVLDLSVEKIIQKIKKKKQYLKIWSDLAEPGSSILVTSAERFRHALKYTMMLKVKEKYPSHLETVLQRLLEQILTCDGLLPSSRFQTEPVTLFQFYRYLERHHIGSLEKQLAKLAKEVMLIEELQCPGRLKTLKRLKGKRLSRLQPLPRTLRLLGLLQLDENHRVSKAATACLARASGCGNLRARAVLFYTDALSDCDARLQQAACLALKNLRAVESIEQVAHLCQSETEEVRNAARETTLSFGERGRQAFEKMDRICCELRETAQEAEIEITVF; encoded by the exons ATGAAACAAGCCttctccctgtccccttccaCCAAAGCCTCCAGGGAGAGCCTGCTGGAGCTCTACAAGAATGTCCAGGAGTGCACAGAG GACATGTGCTTTATAGAGGGGGCTCTGGAGGTCCACTTGGGAGAGTTCCACGTGAAGATGAAAG GGCTGGTGGGCTTTGCTCGTCTCTGCCCAGGAGACCAGTATGAG GTGTTCGTGAGACTGGGGCGCCAAAAATGGAGGCTGAAAGGCAAAATTGAGACTGATGACAGCCAGACATGGGATGAGGAAGAGAAGATTTTCATACCCAATCTGCACGAGAAGTTTGAAATCAAG GTGACAGAGCTGCGGGGCCTGGCCACTGTCCTGGTGGGGGTGGTGACCTGTGACAGCATCAACTTCTTCACCACCAAGCCCCAGGCCATCGTCGTGGACATCACTGAGCTGGGCACCATCAAACTGCGGCTGGAGGTCCTCTGGAA cccctTTGACACTGAGAACCTGTTTCTGTCACCTGGAAGCACTGCCAAGTTCTCTGTGGGTAGCAGGAAGAGCTCGTTGTACAACTGGACCCCCCCAAACACACCCAGCTTCAGAGAGAGGTATTACCTG TCTGttctgcagcagaggcagagcccaggggaTGCAGGGGAGGAGGCCCAGCCTCCCAGCATCCTGAGCTACCTGGCTGCCTGTGATTTCGATGTCCCTGGGAGGAACAAGCCCCGCAACCCTGCGGAGACGAGCGAGGGAGACTCGTTCAGCTCTGAGGATCAGAAAGGGGCAGAATCCAGAAGTACaaccccagcccaggagcacaGGGTGCTGCCACTGGTGATTATTCAAGAGGCTGGAGCAGAAGAGCTGCAGCATCCCGTCCCAGATCACAGCACTCTGGACATCCTGAAGAAGACTCCGTGTGTGGACGGATTCCCAAGCAGCCCCTCCGGTTTTCCCAGCCgtcacagaggcagcagagacTCTTCCAGCCAGGCCCggctggcagagcaggaaaacaTCAGCCAGAGAAGCTGGAATGCTGCAAACGACCCCAAAGCAGAGGGACGTGCAAAGCCAATGGACAGGACTCTGCAGGAAGTGTTACATTTGCTGAAATCGCGTGATGAGGGGCAAGCCCAGCTGCAGAAATTGGAATGCCACGTTTCGTCCCTGAGGGATAAATTGAAG CTGAAGACACTTCACAAACATTCCTCTATGGAGAGTTTAATGGTGGAGACAGTGCTGGAGAGTTTTGATTTCCTGAACACTGACTGCAGTGCTGATGAGCTGTCCCTGTTTGGGAGCATAAGGACAGGCAGTGTCAG CACATACAATGACAATGTGCTGCAGTCCCTGAGCTGTGACACGAGACCAGAAGCACGAGATGTAACTACTGGGGATGACAACCTAGACGTGCTGCTGATAACACACCTGAGGCTGTGCAAAGGTCTCCTGCAG AAACTGAGGACACCAAATGTAGCCCAGGTGGTCCAGGAGAGCATTTTGGAAGAAGTGTCAGAGCAGACACGAGTCCTGGGGGATGTCCTGGATCTGTCTGTTGAGAAAA TTATtcagaagattaaaaagaagaagcaaTATCTGAAAATCTGGAGTGAtcttgcagagcctggcagcagcatcctggtGACCTCAGCAGAAAGGTTCCGCCATGCACTGAAGTACACAATGATGCTCAAAGTGAAGGAGAAGTACCCCAGCCACCTGGAGACAG tgctgcagaggctgctggagcagatccTCACCTGTGATGGGTTGCTCCCCTCCTCACGTTTCCAAACAGAACCGGTGACTTTATTCCAGTTTTATCGGTACCTGGAGAGGCACCACATTGGCAGCCTGGAGAAACAACTGGCCAAACTGGCTAAAGAAG TGATGCTGATCGAGGAGCTGCAGTGCCCCGGGAGGCTGAAGACGCTGAAGAGGCTGAAGGGGAAGAGGCTGAGCCGGCTGCAGCCGCTGCCGAGGACGCTGCGGCTGCTcgggctcctgcagctggacGAGAATCACCGAGTGAGCAAAGCGGCCACGGCgtgcctggcccgggccagcGGCTGCGGCAACCTCCGGGCTCGG GCTGTCCTGTTTTACACCGATGCTCTGTCCGACTGTGatgccaggctgcagcaggctgCGTGTCTGGCTCTGAAGAACCTCAGG GCTGTGGAGAGCATTGAGCAGGTTGCCCACCTGTGCCAGTCTGAAACAGAGGAAGTCAGGAATGCAGCCAGGGAAACTACACTGTCCTTTG GGGAACGGGGCCGACAAGCCTTTGAGAAGATGGACAGGATCTGCTGTGAGCTGAGAGAAACAGCTCAGGAGGCTGAGATTGAAATCACAGTGTTTTAG